Proteins encoded together in one Bos indicus isolate NIAB-ARS_2022 breed Sahiwal x Tharparkar chromosome 3, NIAB-ARS_B.indTharparkar_mat_pri_1.0, whole genome shotgun sequence window:
- the LOC139182287 gene encoding platelet-activating factor receptor-like, protein MNRSVGDLGVGGCRPWDDPARFIVVPAAYALALGLGLPANVAALAVFVRSGRRLGQALRLYLLNLALADVLFTLTLPLWLTYYLGPAHWPFPEAACRAAGAAYYVSTYAAVAFAALISVCRCSSVHRPGPKAAARPALRRRGPARAACAAAWLAGLACAAPSLAAPHTLSPGPGGASRCLERGWARAGLVYTTVAFFTAAFLLVLAAYVSLARALAAPSGPGPARAGAHRRAARTMVLGLLLVFALCLAPYHLLLAPWVTGQEVAASREGCGCRATSTLDVLHTLSLALLSLNSCLDPLIYCFSVRRFRRDCWALSCRLGVGASGAHSASLASS, encoded by the coding sequence ATGAACAGGAGCGTGGGGGACCTGGGTGTTGGCGGCTGCAGACCCTGGGACGACCCTGCTCGCTTCATTGTGGTGCCTGCGGCCTATGCCTTGGCGCTGGGCCTGGGGCTGCCAGCCAATGTGGCGGCCCTGGCGGTGTTCGTCCGCAGCGGCAGGCGCCTGGGCCAGGCCCTTCGTCTCTACCTGCTCAACCTGGCCCTGGCCGACGTGCTCTTCACGCTCACGCTGCCGCTGTGGCTCACCTACTACCTGGGCCCGGCCCACTGGCCCTTCCCGGAGGCCGCCTGCCGCGCAGCCGGGGCCGCCTACTATGTGTCCACCTACGCGGCCGTGGCCTTCGCGGCGCTCATCAGCGTGTGCCGCTGCAGCTCCGTGCACCGGCCCGGGCCCAAGGCGGCCGCCCGCCCGGCCCTGCGCCGCCGCGGCCCGGCCCGCGCCGCGTGCGCCGCCGCCTGGCTGGCAGGCCTGGCCTGCGCCGCACCCTCGCTGGCCGCCCCGCACACGCTGAGCCCCGGGCCGGGCGGCGCCTCTCGCTGCCTGGAGCGCGGCTGGGCGCGCGCCGGCCTGGTCTACACCACCGTGGCCTTCTTCACCGCCGCCTTCCTGCTGGTGCTCGCGGCCTACGTGAGCCTGGCGCGGGCGCTCGCCGCGCCCTCGGGCCCGGGCCCAGCCCGCGCCGGTGCGCACCGGCGCGCGGCCAGGACGATGGTGTTGGGGCTCCTGCTGGTCTTCGCCCTCTGCCTGGCGCCCTACCACCTGCTGCTGGCGCCCTGGGTAACGGGGCAGGAGGTCGCCGCGAGCCGCGAAGGCTGCGGATGCCGGGCCACCTCCACGCTTGACGTCCTGCACACCCTCAGCCTGGCGTTGCTGAGTCTCAACAGCTGCCTGGACCCTCTCATCTACTGCTTCTCGGTGCGCCGCTTCCGCCGGGACTGCTGGGCGCTGAGCTGccgtctgggggtgggggcatctGGGGCGCACTCGGCCTCCTTGGCCTCTTCCTAG